GCTGATCATGGCGGTTCATGCGCGCATGAAAACCATGATCGCCGACAACATCTTTGTCGCCCGGCTGGGGGAATTTCGCCTTGCCGTAATCGATGACAGTTGCCGTATTGGCGAATCTATCCTGTCTTCGATTTTTGAACATGCCTTTATCCTGGATGATAACAGCATCACCCTTTCTGCCACCATCGGCGTGGTGCGCGAAGGTGTTGAAAGCCGGGAATCTGTCGCCGTGGACCGGGCCGTGCGCACCACATTGTTGCGTGCCGCGCAAAAAACGCCCGGCAAGGCCATGCTGTATACCCCCGATCTGGAAGACAATATTGCCCGTTCCGTGCACCTGCGCAGCGGTTTGCACGATGCCCTGCGTAATGGCGATATTATATTCCATTTCCAGCCGCAAATCGCGCTAACGACGGGCACCATTATCGGGGCGGAAATTCTCGCCCGCTGGACATTTGAAGGCGAACCGGTATCCCCGGCAATGTTTATTCCGCTGGCGGAAAAAAGCGGCCTTATTTCCGATCTGACCTTTCAGGCAGTGGTGGCGGCAGGGCGCTTTGTTGCGCGGCGGAAACAAATGTTACTGCCCGAATTGCGGGTTTCCCTGAACCTGTCGATTTCCGATATCAACCAGAAGGGCTTTGTCCCCCGCCTGCTGCGCCATGTGCAGGAAGCCCGCCTTGGGCCCGATAACCTGCAATTTGAAATTACCGAAAGCTTCGCCATGCAAAGCGCAAGCGAGGGCGCCACGGTGATTTCCCAACTAAAGGATGCCGGTTTCCGCCTGTCGCTGGATGATTTTGGCACCGGTTTTTCCTCGCTCAGCTATCTGGACCGCCTGCCGATTGACGAGGTTAAAATTGACCGGTCCTTTGTCAGTCCGCTTCAGGTGGTTACGGCCCGGCAAAGTATTGCCGCCTCCACCCAGACCATTGCCGATAATCTTGGACTGGAGGTTTTGGCCGAAGGCGTTGAAACCGTCGAACAGCACCAGATCCTGCGGTTTATTGGCGTGAAATATGTGCAGGGCTTTCTTTATGGGCGGCCCATGCCTGAAAACGATTTCATATCCTGGGAAAAAGACTGGGATATGTCCAGGGTCATCACCCAATGACAGCCGCCCGTCGCGCCATGATCAAACGGGCCCAGGATGGCCTTCTTTCGGGTGCGGGCAGTTTGCACAACACCTTGTTGTCATTGCATTTCTGGTGGCTGTTTGCCCTTATTTTCATGTTGTGTACGCTGCTTTTGGGGGCGGGCATTTTCGGTTGGTATCAGGCAGAGCAGAAATCCCTGCGCGAGGACCGTGAACTGGTTCTTGAACGCATTGTTAATCGCCGGGAAAACCTGCTGTATAATTCATTCATCAGTTTCGAGCAGCAATTGCTGATTGCCGCAGAAACCGACGATATCCGCGATTTCCCTGCCAGCGAAGATGCCGCGGCCAACCACCTTTCCGTGATCGTCAAACAGCTTCCCAACATTTTTCAGGCCCGCATTCTTGCCAATGATGGCATGGAAATTGTTCGGGTGGATCGCATTGGCAACCGGGTTGCCCGTATTCCCGAACAGGATTTGCAGGATAAATCCGACCGCTATTATTACCAGCGCGCCACCAAAATCATGGCGAACGAGATTTATATCTCGGCACTGGATTTGAATGTTGAAAACGGCATGATCGAGGTGCCCTGGCGGCCGACGGTGCGGCTGGTAACGCAAATCCTTGATCATGATGGGAAGAAGGAAGGCTATCTCGTTTTCAATATTGATGCGTCACAGATGCTGACGGAATTTGGCTATTTCGGTTTGCGTGATGTCGATACGGCCTTGCTGAATAATGATGGTTACTGGCTGGCTGGCAAACCCAAACAGGATTTATGGGGTTTCATGACCGGAAGCGGCATTACCCTGTCAAAAAGCGACCCTGCCTTGTGGAAAAAACTGAAAGACGAGGCAACGTCTGGTGTTTTTGAACATGGCGACACACTTTATACCGTGCGCCGCCTGCCGCTGTCGGGCATTGTGGCGGGTGGGGCGCTGGTCAATCGCCGGGTCGAGGATAACAGCCTGCTGATTTTGGGCAGTGCCAATTTGCAAAGCCGCCTGACAGCCTTTGAAAGCCGCGATTTCATTTTTATTGCCATGTGGCTGGTGCTTAGCGGGTCTTTATCCTGGGTGGGGGCATATCATTCCATCAAACGTCGCCAGGCGCGAGATGTGCAGCAACGTGTTGACGAACAATTGCTGGAGGTGCAGCGCATGGCATCGTTGGGGCGTATTGTGGCGGGTGTCGCCCATGAATTGCGCACGCCGATTGGCAATGCCCTGACCACGGTTTCAGCCCTGTCCGAAGATGTCGATGAACTGGGAGCGGCGTTTAAATCCTCGCAAATCCGGCGCAGCACCGTTGATGAACATCTTGATCATCTCAAGGGCGGCTGTCGCATTGTGCAGTCCAATATCGAACGCGCCGTTGCCCTGATTGGTCATTTCAAACGCACCGCCATTGATCAAAGCACGCAAAAACGCCGCAAGTTTGATTTGGCGAATGTCCTGAATTCACTGCTGGAAACGGTCCGTCCCGAATTTCGCAAATCCAGCATCGTTGTGCGCAAGGACTGCCCCCCCGGGCTGATGATGGAAAGTTATCCCAGCGCGATTGACCAAATCATTCTTAACCTTCTGCAAAATGCCAAAATTCATGCTTTTACCGGTCGTAAATCCGGCACGGTATCGGTGCGCGCCTTTGCACTGAATAATGAAACGATCTGTATCGAGGTTGTCGATGACGGGGTTGGTGTCCCCGCCGAATTTGCCGACCGCATTTTTGAACCCTTCTGGTCCACCAAATGGAATAGCGGCGGCAGCGGCCTTGGCCTCAGCGTGGTGGCAAATGTGGTTAACCGCGTTTTGATGGGCGAAATCACGGTCAATAGCGTGGAAAACGAAGGTACAACCTTCCGCATCGTCATTCCTGTTACCGCTCCGCTGGCCTCGGTCCAGACCGATGCGCAATATAAATCGGATTGATGGCTTGATCCCGTTTTCGCTCAAACTCACCAGTCAATATATCGTGGTTTAATGGCGATGCGGGTGACGCGGGCGATGCGGCCAAAGCTGGCTGTATTGCCTCAGCTTTTCTCAAGCTGTTTTTTACGGTCCCGGGCCATTTTCAAAATCCGTTTTTTCTGGCCATCGCTTGCCGTGCGCCAGGCACCGATTTCATCGATATGGCGAAAACACCCGGTGCAAACCTGCTTTTGCGCATCAAGTTCGCATATGCCAATGCAGGGTGATGAAACAGCCATGGTGAAACCCGAAATCCTTATCTGCGGTAATATGCCCTGGTGACAGGCTGGCTGATTTTTAACATTCCGTTTTAATCACGCCAGCATAAATTCCAGTCATCATTTCATGCTGTGCGTTCGTCGCAGCCTGGCGGGGCGCATTTGGCGCATACGAAAAACCCCTTTTCACGCCGGGAGGATGCGTAAAAAGGGGTTGGTATCGTGCCGCAATCAGGATTGCGGTTTTGCTTTTCCGGCCAGGACTGCATCTGACCGGAAAAACGGGTATCTGTTATAGCCGGTCAAACCAGGCGCTGACCTGGCGGTCGGCTTCTTCGCGTTCAACGCCATAGGCTTCCTGCAACTTGCCCACCAGGCGGTCGCGGCTGCCATCAATGCGGTCAAGATCATCGTCTGTCAGTTTGCCCCACTGCTGTTTGACGCTGCCGCGCAACTGTTTCCATTTGCCTTCGATTTGATCCCAATTCATCGTGGATCTCCTGTCCTGTCATTTAGGATTATGCGTTTTTATTCAGCGTAGACCGCGGGAATTTTCGCGCTGGGGGAAGGGCGTCATTCCCGCCGGGCCAACTGTTTTTAGAACGATCCATATGTGCATATGTTCCCGTCATGCGGTGGCGGGTTGCCTGTATTTGCCATTTCGGGCTGTCATGTTTCCGTTATTTGGTGGCTTGATCCGTGCGCTTTACGGTGTGTGTTTTTCAGCTTTTGCCGCTGGGCAAAGCCGCCAAATACCTGCCAAAGGCGCAAAACGGCGCTTTTGCGCGGCCCTTTGCTTGATCCGCCGGGGGCTTCGGGCTATAGCCGGGGGGCAATTTTTTATTTTGGAGTGTGTGAAAGCGCACAAGGCGTGCAGCACGGAGGAATATGATGCGCGGTTATTTCGGGATCGGGATTGAAGGTGCAAGCAAGCCTTTGAATGTTGGCACACTGTTTCGCTCGGCCCATGCCTTTGGTGCCAGCTTTGCCTTTACGGTTGATGCCGATTTTCAAACGGATGAAGCACATGCAACCGACACCTCCAAGGCGTCCGAGCAAATGCCCTATTACCACTTTCCCAACCTCGATAACATGATGCTGCCAACCGGCTGCACCCTGGTTGGTGTGGAACTGACACCCGATGCCATCGAACTGCCCAGCTTCAAACATCCGGCGCGCGCAGCCTATGTTTTTGGCCCTGAACGCGGTGATCTGTCACCCGAAACCCAGGAACATTGCGAATTCATCCTTAAAATCCCGATGAAATTTTGCATCAATGTCGCCATCGCCGCCAATATCGTGATGTATGACCGCCTGATCACTTTGGGCCGTTTTGCCCCGCGCCCGGTACGTGCCGGCGGCCCGACCGAGGAAAAACCGGTGCCGTTTCATGGTCGCCAGCTTTTCCGCACCATCCGCGAGAAGAAAAAGGGCAATCCCGAAGCCTTCCGCCGCACCCCGCCGCCCGATTACAGCGTGGTTGATGGCACCCTTGGTGATGACGAGGATTAAGTTCACCTGCCGTCAGGTTGCACCTGCTTTGCTGCCTGGGGTGGTTTGCCTTTATAAAAGCCTGTCTTTGATAAAAAAAACGACCATGCATTGACTGCATGGTCGCTAAGGGAACCACCGGATCTACGGGGGAGAAGCCGGTGGTCAGGGGAGGCAGTGGTTAAATGCCAGCAAGATGCGGGCAGAATTTCAGGTCATCCTTAGGCCGCTTCGCTGCCTGCTGTTGCGGTGGTGGTGTTTGCGTCAGTGTCGGCTTCTTTCCCGCCCGGTCGGCCCAGTGGATTGCGCAACAGGTTGGCAATCATGTGCATGCCCGCTTCACCCTGAAGGGTCAGAAGGCTTTCGGGGTGGAACTGCACCGCGCTGATCGGCAATGATTTGTGGCGAATACCCATAACCACGCCATCGCTGCTTTTGGCTGTGATCAACAGGTCGGATGGCAATGTTTGCGGGTCGGCAAACAGCGAATGATACCGCCCAACCACGATATTTTCCGGCAGACCGTCAAATAGCGGGTCGCCCGTTTGCAAATGCACCTTTGATGGCTTGCCATGCATTGGCGTATCAAGCTGGCCCAGCGAGCCACCAAAAAATTCGACAATGCCCTGCAAGCCAAGGCACACCCCAAATACCGGCAAACCATGTGCCAGGGCGCGTTCAATATTGCCGCGCAGGCCATAATCATCGGGTCGGCCCGGGCCGGGCGACAAAAACACCAGGTCGGGTTTGAATTCGTCAAATACCGCATCGGGGAAACCCGGCCGCATGGTCAGGGTTTCGGCCCCGGTCGCACGAATATAACTGGCAAGGTTCTGCACAAAGCTGTCTTCATGATCGACCAGCAACACACGTTTGCCAATGCCGGACCGGGTTGGGTCATTACTGTTTTGTTCGCTATCAGGCCGGGTGATGGCATCAATCATCGCGGATGCCTTCAGGACGGTTTCGGCTTCTTCGGCGGTGGATTCTGAATCATAAAGCAACGTTGCCCCAGCGCGGACTTCGGCAATACCCTGTTTCAGGCGCACGGTGCGCAGGGTCAGACCGGTATTAAGGTCGCCATTACATAGAACCGCACCAATTGCCCCGCCATACCAGGCGCGCGGGCTGCGTTCGACATTTTCAATATGGGTCATGGCCGCCCGTTTGGGCGCACCGGTTACGGTAACGGCCCAGCAATGGGTCAAAAAGGCATCAAGGGCGTCAAACCCTTCGCGAAGCCTGCCTTCAACATGGTCCACGGTGTGGATCAGGCGGGAATACATTTCAATCTGGCGACGGCCAATAATGCGGATGGAACCGGGGTTGCACACGCGCGCCTTGTCGTTGCGGTCAACGTCGGTGCACATGGTCAGTTCGGATTCTTCCTTGGTCGAATTTAAAAGGGTGCGGATATTTTCGGCATCCTCAATCGCATCGCGCCCCCGTGCGATGGTGCCTGAAATTGGGCAGGTTTCCACCCGTTTGCCCGATACGCGCACATACATTTCCGGCGAAGCACCAATCAGATGTTCCCCATGCCCCAGATTGATCAAAAAGCCATAAGGGGCGGGGTTACGGCGTTTCAGGCGGTGGAAAATTTCCGACGGGGGTGTGGTGCAGGCGGTGCGAAACACCCGTGATGGCACCACTTCAAACAGCTCACCACGGGCAAAACGTGGTTTGGCATCATCGACAATGCGGGCATATTCGCCTTCGCCCATGTCGTTTTTGGCTTCGTAATTCGCGCCGCGTGAAGGCGGGTGGGCGGCTCCATTGCGGGCCAGGCCACGGGTATTTTCCCCGCTGGCAACGGCAAATTCATAATCCAGGCGTACCGCACGGCGCGCGGCATGGTCCACGGTAATGATGCTGTCGGGCAGGTATAAATGCAGGTCTTTATGGTCGGCGGGGCGGTCCTGTTTCAGGGCAATCTGTTCAAATTGCAGGGCCAGGTCATAACCGAAGCTGCCATAAAGCCCCAGCCGTTCGTCACCCGCATGGGCAAACAGGTCACGCAAAATCCGCACAACGGAAAACAGGCTGGGCTGCTGGCTGCGTTCTTCCTCGGCAAACCATTTGGCGGGCTGGCCAACAGTACCAAAAATGCCATCATCGCCCAGGGTCAGACCTTCGATATGGGGGTGTTCTTCCAGTATCGGGGCAATGGCGGGCAGCAGGATACGGCCGCGATCATTCAGGGCATGAATGGCAAATCCCCGGTCCCGCCCGGTCACTTCGAGCGGCGGCTGCGAAAACCCCATATCCCAGCGCGAATAACGCCCCGGAAATTCATAGGACGATGACAGCAAAACACCCTTGGCCGTATCAAGGCTGTCAATCAGCCCGGCGGTGGCGTTTTCATAGACAATGTCGGTTTCGCGGCGCGAAATGCTGATGCCACCATCGGTGACATACTGGTAATCGCGCGTGGTATCGTCGCTATGTTGCGCGAAATGCGATGAAGGGCGGGTCGGCTGGGTCGGGGTGGTCACGTGTCGTCTCCTGTTGTGGGGCACAGCCACAGACGGAGATCGTTTTTCAGATGGGATAGCAAAAGCCTGAAAACAAAAAACCGCCTGCAAAATCAGGCGGCCGGTAGAATCATCAAGACATGGGTTTGGCCGCCCGCTTTAAGCGCGCCACCACCAACGATTTGCAATGCGGTTCGGGGTCATGTCCTGTGTTTTCATGCGCAAAATATGCGCGGCCTTTTTCCCCGCGTCAAGGCTTTTGCATTTAAACCTGCAAGTTGTGCCTTTACCTTGGGCGGGTGCGGTCCGAAACCTCGATGCGCAAAGCTTTGCGGCAATGCGGGCAAAACAGGGTGTCATCAACAATATGGCCGCGATGAACCTCGCGTACATCATTAATGATCAGTTCGGCCTGTTCATCGGTCAGGCCCAGTTCGTCCTGGTGGTCCTGCAGGCGGGCGCGCATGGCATCGGTCAGGTGCAGGCCGCCCTGCATGTGTTGAACGGCTGTCTGGCGGTAGGTTTCCTCGCGGCGGCGTAATTCACTGCTAAAGGCCGATGCCAGAATACCGGCAGGCACGGCAATCATGACAATGCCGCTAAGGGCGATGATCGCGGCCAGTATTTTGCCGCCAACCGTTACCGGCACAACATCGCCATAACCGACGGTGGAAAGGGTAATGATCGCCCAGTACAGCGTTTTGGGCAGGTTGCCGAATGTTTCGGGCTGCACCTGGTGTTCAAGCAGATAAATCGCGCCGGAACTGAAAATCAGAAAGCAGGCCAGGGCCGCGGATGTTGCCCCAAGCATGCCCAATTGCTGGCGAAAAACGATG
The window above is part of the Thalassospira marina genome. Proteins encoded here:
- a CDS encoding sensor histidine kinase, with the translated sequence MTAARRAMIKRAQDGLLSGAGSLHNTLLSLHFWWLFALIFMLCTLLLGAGIFGWYQAEQKSLREDRELVLERIVNRRENLLYNSFISFEQQLLIAAETDDIRDFPASEDAAANHLSVIVKQLPNIFQARILANDGMEIVRVDRIGNRVARIPEQDLQDKSDRYYYQRATKIMANEIYISALDLNVENGMIEVPWRPTVRLVTQILDHDGKKEGYLVFNIDASQMLTEFGYFGLRDVDTALLNNDGYWLAGKPKQDLWGFMTGSGITLSKSDPALWKKLKDEATSGVFEHGDTLYTVRRLPLSGIVAGGALVNRRVEDNSLLILGSANLQSRLTAFESRDFIFIAMWLVLSGSLSWVGAYHSIKRRQARDVQQRVDEQLLEVQRMASLGRIVAGVAHELRTPIGNALTTVSALSEDVDELGAAFKSSQIRRSTVDEHLDHLKGGCRIVQSNIERAVALIGHFKRTAIDQSTQKRRKFDLANVLNSLLETVRPEFRKSSIVVRKDCPPGLMMESYPSAIDQIILNLLQNAKIHAFTGRKSGTVSVRAFALNNETICIEVVDDGVGVPAEFADRIFEPFWSTKWNSGGSGLGLSVVANVVNRVLMGEITVNSVENEGTTFRIVIPVTAPLASVQTDAQYKSD
- a CDS encoding DUF1289 domain-containing protein, which encodes MAVSSPCIGICELDAQKQVCTGCFRHIDEIGAWRTASDGQKKRILKMARDRKKQLEKS
- a CDS encoding CsbD family protein, giving the protein MNWDQIEGKWKQLRGSVKQQWGKLTDDDLDRIDGSRDRLVGKLQEAYGVEREEADRQVSAWFDRL
- a CDS encoding RNA methyltransferase, producing the protein MRGYFGIGIEGASKPLNVGTLFRSAHAFGASFAFTVDADFQTDEAHATDTSKASEQMPYYHFPNLDNMMLPTGCTLVGVELTPDAIELPSFKHPARAAYVFGPERGDLSPETQEHCEFILKIPMKFCINVAIAANIVMYDRLITLGRFAPRPVRAGGPTEEKPVPFHGRQLFRTIREKKKGNPEAFRRTPPPDYSVVDGTLGDDED
- a CDS encoding anthranilate synthase component I; translation: MTTPTQPTRPSSHFAQHSDDTTRDYQYVTDGGISISRRETDIVYENATAGLIDSLDTAKGVLLSSSYEFPGRYSRWDMGFSQPPLEVTGRDRGFAIHALNDRGRILLPAIAPILEEHPHIEGLTLGDDGIFGTVGQPAKWFAEEERSQQPSLFSVVRILRDLFAHAGDERLGLYGSFGYDLALQFEQIALKQDRPADHKDLHLYLPDSIITVDHAARRAVRLDYEFAVASGENTRGLARNGAAHPPSRGANYEAKNDMGEGEYARIVDDAKPRFARGELFEVVPSRVFRTACTTPPSEIFHRLKRRNPAPYGFLINLGHGEHLIGASPEMYVRVSGKRVETCPISGTIARGRDAIEDAENIRTLLNSTKEESELTMCTDVDRNDKARVCNPGSIRIIGRRQIEMYSRLIHTVDHVEGRLREGFDALDAFLTHCWAVTVTGAPKRAAMTHIENVERSPRAWYGGAIGAVLCNGDLNTGLTLRTVRLKQGIAEVRAGATLLYDSESTAEEAETVLKASAMIDAITRPDSEQNSNDPTRSGIGKRVLLVDHEDSFVQNLASYIRATGAETLTMRPGFPDAVFDEFKPDLVFLSPGPGRPDDYGLRGNIERALAHGLPVFGVCLGLQGIVEFFGGSLGQLDTPMHGKPSKVHLQTGDPLFDGLPENIVVGRYHSLFADPQTLPSDLLITAKSSDGVVMGIRHKSLPISAVQFHPESLLTLQGEAGMHMIANLLRNPLGRPGGKEADTDANTTTATAGSEAA
- a CDS encoding ion transporter; this translates as MDQPLRQRCSDVLRAKARNEPLTVAVHVMLSLLIIVNVASVVMDTVEPFARDYADWFWGIEIICTTAFTIEYLLRIWSAPTDERFAGRFGRLRYIASPMAIIDLVSILPVFLLLLTSIDLRFVRIMRLLRLLKFTRYSSGMDLIVIVFRQQLGMLGATSAALACFLIFSSGAIYLLEHQVQPETFGNLPKTLYWAIITLSTVGYGDVVPVTVGGKILAAIIALSGIVMIAVPAGILASAFSSELRRREETYRQTAVQHMQGGLHLTDAMRARLQDHQDELGLTDEQAELIINDVREVHRGHIVDDTLFCPHCRKALRIEVSDRTRPR